One part of the Arabidopsis thaliana chromosome 1 sequence genome encodes these proteins:
- a CDS encoding Thioredoxin superfamily protein (Thioredoxin superfamily protein; INVOLVED IN: cell redox homeostasis; LOCATED IN: chloroplast stroma, chloroplast; EXPRESSED IN: 24 plant structures; EXPRESSED DURING: 15 growth stages; CONTAINS InterPro DOMAIN/s: Thioredoxin fold (InterPro:IPR012335), Thioredoxin, core (InterPro:IPR015467), Thioredoxin-like (InterPro:IPR017936), Thioredoxin domain (InterPro:IPR013766), Thioredoxin-like fold (InterPro:IPR012336); BEST Arabidopsis thaliana protein match is: Thioredoxin superfamily protein (TAIR:AT1G19730.1); Has 1987 Blast hits to 1985 proteins in 408 species: Archae - 6; Bacteria - 244; Metazoa - 551; Fungi - 299; Plants - 574; Viruses - 3; Other Eukaryotes - 310 (source: NCBI BLink).): MSSLLNISHCSYHGYSGLTSRGGINTVENHRWVWHNNGVRLSFPRAESSINITMGCTLQRGIAKSLSQENLVELSDENDDLCPVECVTEFKTDDELLSVLEKSKETNSLVVVDFYRTACGSCKYIEQGFSKLCKQSGDQEAPVIFLKHNVVDEYDEQSEVAERLRIKAVPLFHFYKNGVLLESFATRDKERIDAAILKYTSSES; encoded by the exons ATGTCAAGTCTTCTTAAT ATATCTCACTGTAGCTATCATGGATACTCAGGACTCACTAGTAGGGGAGGCATAAACACTGTTGAAAACCATAGATGGGTCTGGCACAACAACGGAGTCAGGTTGTCGTTTCCAAGAGCCGAGTCTTCTATAAACATCACTATGGGTTGTACGCTTCAGCGTGGGATAGCAAAAAGCTTAAGTCAGGAAAACCTAGTGGAGTTATctgatgaaaatgatgatcTATGTCCTGTGGAGTGTGTCACTGAGTTCAAGACAGATGATGAATTGCTTAGCGTTCTTGAAAAGTCGAAAGAAACTAATTCTTTGGTTGTGGTTGATTTTTATCGCACTGCATGTGGGAGTTGTAAATACATAGAGCAGGGCTTCTCAAAACTGTGCAAGCAATCTGGTGACCAAGAAGCTCCTGTTATCTTCCTTAAGCATAAT GTGGTAGATGAATATGATGAACAATCTGAAGTCGCAGAAAGGCTCCGTATCAAG GCGGTTCCTCTCTTCCACTTCTACAAAAACGGAGTTCTCTTAGAATCATTTGCAACTAGAGACAAGGAGAGGATCGACGCAGCTATTCTCAAATATACATCCTCGGAATCTTGA
- a CDS encoding Thioredoxin superfamily protein (Thioredoxin superfamily protein; INVOLVED IN: cell redox homeostasis; LOCATED IN: chloroplast; EXPRESSED IN: 24 plant structures; EXPRESSED DURING: 15 growth stages; CONTAINS InterPro DOMAIN/s: Thioredoxin fold (InterPro:IPR012335), Thioredoxin, core (InterPro:IPR015467), Thioredoxin-like (InterPro:IPR017936), Thioredoxin domain (InterPro:IPR013766), Thioredoxin-like fold (InterPro:IPR012336); BEST Arabidopsis thaliana protein match is: Thioredoxin superfamily protein (TAIR:AT1G19730.1); Has 35333 Blast hits to 34131 proteins in 2444 species: Archae - 798; Bacteria - 22429; Metazoa - 974; Fungi - 991; Plants - 531; Viruses - 0; Other Eukaryotes - 9610 (source: NCBI BLink).) — protein MTPLLWFCFKILIFDSNLQISHCSYHGYSGLTSRGGINTVENHRWVWHNNGVRLSFPRAESSINITMGCTLQRGIAKSLSQENLVELSDENDDLCPVECVTEFKTDDELLSVLEKSKETNSLVVVDFYRTACGSCKYIEQGFSKLCKQSGDQEAPVIFLKHNVVDEYDEQSEVAERLRIKAVPLFHFYKNGVLLESFATRDKERIDAAILKYTSSES, from the exons ATGACCCCCCTGCTTTGGTTCTgcttcaaaattttgatttttgattctaATTTGCAGATATCTCACTGTAGCTATCATGGATACTCAGGACTCACTAGTAGGGGAGGCATAAACACTGTTGAAAACCATAGATGGGTCTGGCACAACAACGGAGTCAGGTTGTCGTTTCCAAGAGCCGAGTCTTCTATAAACATCACTATGGGTTGTACGCTTCAGCGTGGGATAGCAAAAAGCTTAAGTCAGGAAAACCTAGTGGAGTTATctgatgaaaatgatgatcTATGTCCTGTGGAGTGTGTCACTGAGTTCAAGACAGATGATGAATTGCTTAGCGTTCTTGAAAAGTCGAAAGAAACTAATTCTTTGGTTGTGGTTGATTTTTATCGCACTGCATGTGGGAGTTGTAAATACATAGAGCAGGGCTTCTCAAAACTGTGCAAGCAATCTGGTGACCAAGAAGCTCCTGTTATCTTCCTTAAGCATAAT GTGGTAGATGAATATGATGAACAATCTGAAGTCGCAGAAAGGCTCCGTATCAAG GCGGTTCCTCTCTTCCACTTCTACAAAAACGGAGTTCTCTTAGAATCATTTGCAACTAGAGACAAGGAGAGGATCGACGCAGCTATTCTCAAATATACATCCTCGGAATCTTGA
- a CDS encoding NOT2 / NOT3 / NOT5 family (NOT2 / NOT3 / NOT5 family; FUNCTIONS IN: transcription regulator activity; INVOLVED IN: regulation of transcription; LOCATED IN: nucleus, chloroplast; EXPRESSED IN: 23 plant structures; EXPRESSED DURING: 13 growth stages; CONTAINS InterPro DOMAIN/s: NOT2/NOT3/NOT5 (InterPro:IPR007282); BEST Arabidopsis thaliana protein match is: VIRE2 interacting protein 2 (TAIR:AT5G59710.1); Has 3259 Blast hits to 2610 proteins in 429 species: Archae - 0; Bacteria - 983; Metazoa - 821; Fungi - 441; Plants - 185; Viruses - 8; Other Eukaryotes - 821 (source: NCBI BLink).), which translates to MSSLLNSSINGSTSNLSDGSGRTFTSSFSGQSGAASPVFHHAGSIQGLHNIHGNFNVPNLAGSLGSRNSSLNGVPSAGVQQQNGSISNGRFASSNIPVALSQMSHGSSHGHSGLTNRGGLGVSPILGNVGSRMTSSMGNMVGGGTMGRTLSSGGGLSIPSLGSRLNLAVNSGSGNIGQNRMMGGVLPQGSPQVLSMLGNSYPSAGGLSQNHVQAMNSLSSMGLLNDMNSNDTSPFDINNDFPQLTSRPSSAGSQGQLGSRLKQGLGISPIVQQNQEFSIQNEDFPALPGYKGSSADYPMDLHHKEQLHENSVLMMQSQQLSMGRSGGFNLGGAYTSHRPQQQQQHAQAVSSSGVSLHGSDIFSSSHPPYHSQTGGAPGIGLRSMNSANSITGMGYDQQLIQQYQHQQNSAQYRLQQMSAASQPFRDVGLKSMQSTQSNPDRFGLLGLLSVIKMSDPDLTSLALGIDLTTLGLNLNSTENLHKTFGSPWSNEPSKVDPEFSVPQCYYAKNPPPLHQGLFAKLLVETLFYVFYSMPKDEAQLYAANELYNRGWFYHKEHRLWFIRIGEPLVKTNAYERGSYHCFDPNSFEIVQKENFVLYYEMLEKRPSISQDSQH; encoded by the exons ATGTCAAGTTTACTTAAT TCCTCAATAAACGGGTCTACCTCGAATTTGTCAGACGGTTCAGGGAGGACgtttacttcttctttctccggTCAGTCTGGGGCAGCGTCTCCAGTTTTTCATCATGCTG gATCTATTCAGGGCCTTCATAATATTCATGGAAACTTTAATGTTCCCAACTTGGCGGGAAGTCTTGGATCGAGAAATTCAAGTCTAAATGGTGTTCCATCTGCTGGTGTCCAACAACAAAATGGAAGTATTTCGAATGGAAGATTTGCATCCAGCAATATTCCGGTTGCACTCTCTCAG ATGTCTCATGGTAGCTCCCATGGACACTCAGGACTCACTAATAGGGGAG GATTGGGAGTTTCTCCAATATTGGGAAATGTAGGTTCTCGAATGACGAGTTCTATGGGGAATATGGTTGGTGGAGGCACAATGGGTAGGACTTTGAGCTCTGGTGGAGGATTGTCGATTCCGAGTCTTGGTTCGCGGCTAAATTTGGCAGTAAATAGCGGATCCGGAAATATTGGACAAAATCGCATGATGGGTGGGGTCTTGCCACAAG GATCTCCGCAGGTTCTTTCGATGCTGGGAAATTCTTACCCTTCAGCTGGAGGACTTTCCCAAAATCATGTTCAAGCAATGAACAGTCTAAGCTCTATGGGTTTGCTGAATGATATGAACTCCAACGACACTTCTCCGTTTGatattaataatgattttcCTCAGCTCACAAGCCGCCCCAGCTCTGCGGGCAGTCAAGGACAATTGG GGTCTCGATTGAAACAAGGCCTTGGAATCAGCCCTATAGTTCAGCAAAACCAAGAGTTCAGCATCCAAAATGAAGATTTTCCAGCATTGCCAGGATACAAAG GTAGTAGTGCTGATTATCCAATGGATTTGCATCATAAAGAACAACTCCATGAGAACTCAGTTTTAATGATGCAATCTCAACAATTATCT ATGGGAAGGTCTGGTGGGTTTAACTTAGGTGGAGCATATACATCACACCGTCctcaacaacagcaacaacatgCTCAAGCTGTGAGTAGTAGTGGTGTTTCCTTACATGGGTCTGACATCTTCTCATCTTCGCATCCGCCTTACCACTCACAG ACTGGTGGAGCTCCGGGTATTGGATTAAGATCTATGAATTCTGCAAATTCTATCACTGGGATGGGTTATGACCAGCAGCTCATCCAGCAATATCAGCACCAACAGAACTCAGCCCAGTATCGCTTGCAGCAGATGTCAGCTGCTAGCCAACCTTTCAGAGATGTAGGATTAAAATCAATGCAATCGACACAGTCAAATCCTGATCGGTTTGGCTTACTCGGTTTGCTCAGTGTGATAAAGATGAGCGACCCTGACTTGACTTCTTTGGCACTTGGTATTGATCTGACAACACTGGGGTTAAATTTGAACTCAACAGAAAATCTTCATAAGACTTTTGGCTCGCCTTGGTCCAATGAACCCTCTAAAGTTGATCCAGAATTCAGTGTACCGCAGTGTTACTACGCAAAAAACCCTCCACCTCTACAT CAAGGGCTCTTTGCAAAATTATTGGTAGAAACATTGTTTTACGTATTCTATAG CATGCCGAAAGATGAGGCGCAACTCTATGCGGCTAATGAACT TTACAATAGGGGTTGGTTCTACCACAAAGAACACAGGTTGTGGTTCATTAGAATCGGGGAACCTCTCGTGAAAACAAATGCGTATGAAAGAGGATCATATCACTGTTTTGATCCAAACTCATTTGAGATCGTTCAAAAG GAAAATTTTGTTCTCTATTACGAGATGCTGGAAAAAAGACCATCCATTTCTCAAGATTCTCAACATTGA
- a CDS encoding NOT2 / NOT3 / NOT5 family (NOT2 / NOT3 / NOT5 family; FUNCTIONS IN: transcription regulator activity; INVOLVED IN: regulation of transcription; LOCATED IN: nucleus, chloroplast; EXPRESSED IN: 23 plant structures; EXPRESSED DURING: 13 growth stages; CONTAINS InterPro DOMAIN/s: NOT2/NOT3/NOT5 (InterPro:IPR007282); BEST Arabidopsis thaliana protein match is: VIRE2 interacting protein 2 (TAIR:AT5G59710.1); Has 2858 Blast hits to 2245 proteins in 417 species: Archae - 0; Bacteria - 989; Metazoa - 670; Fungi - 343; Plants - 147; Viruses - 8; Other Eukaryotes - 701 (source: NCBI BLink).): MSSLLNSSINGSTSNLSDGSGRTFTSSFSGQSGAASPVFHHAGSIQGLHNIHGNFNVPNLAGSLGSRNSSLNGVPSAGVQQQNGSISNGRFASSNIPVALSQMSHGSSHGHSGLTNRGGLGVSPILGNVGSRMTSSMGNMVGGGTMGRTLSSGGGLSIPSLGSRLNLAVNSGSGNIGQNRMMGGVLPQGSPQVLSMLGNSYPSAGGLSQNHVQAMNSLSSMGLLNDMNSNDTSPFDINNDFPQLTSRPSSAGSQGQLGSRLKQGLGISPIVQQNQEFSIQNEDFPALPGYKGSSADYPMDLHHKEQLHENSVLMMQSQQLSMGRSGGFNLGGAYTSHRPQQQQQHAQAVSSSGVSLHGSDIFSSSHPPYHSQTGGAPGIGLRSMNSANSITGMGYDQQLIQQYQHQQNSAQYRLQQMSAASQPFRDVGLKSMQSTQSNPDRFGLLGLLSVIKMSDPDLTSLALGIDLTTLGLNLNSTENLHKTFGSPWSNEPSKVDPEFSVPQCYYAKNPPPLHQGLFAKLLVETLFYVFYSMPKDEAQLYAANEL; this comes from the exons ATGTCAAGTTTACTTAAT TCCTCAATAAACGGGTCTACCTCGAATTTGTCAGACGGTTCAGGGAGGACgtttacttcttctttctccggTCAGTCTGGGGCAGCGTCTCCAGTTTTTCATCATGCTG gATCTATTCAGGGCCTTCATAATATTCATGGAAACTTTAATGTTCCCAACTTGGCGGGAAGTCTTGGATCGAGAAATTCAAGTCTAAATGGTGTTCCATCTGCTGGTGTCCAACAACAAAATGGAAGTATTTCGAATGGAAGATTTGCATCCAGCAATATTCCGGTTGCACTCTCTCAG ATGTCTCATGGTAGCTCCCATGGACACTCAGGACTCACTAATAGGGGAG GATTGGGAGTTTCTCCAATATTGGGAAATGTAGGTTCTCGAATGACGAGTTCTATGGGGAATATGGTTGGTGGAGGCACAATGGGTAGGACTTTGAGCTCTGGTGGAGGATTGTCGATTCCGAGTCTTGGTTCGCGGCTAAATTTGGCAGTAAATAGCGGATCCGGAAATATTGGACAAAATCGCATGATGGGTGGGGTCTTGCCACAAG GATCTCCGCAGGTTCTTTCGATGCTGGGAAATTCTTACCCTTCAGCTGGAGGACTTTCCCAAAATCATGTTCAAGCAATGAACAGTCTAAGCTCTATGGGTTTGCTGAATGATATGAACTCCAACGACACTTCTCCGTTTGatattaataatgattttcCTCAGCTCACAAGCCGCCCCAGCTCTGCGGGCAGTCAAGGACAATTGG GGTCTCGATTGAAACAAGGCCTTGGAATCAGCCCTATAGTTCAGCAAAACCAAGAGTTCAGCATCCAAAATGAAGATTTTCCAGCATTGCCAGGATACAAAG GTAGTAGTGCTGATTATCCAATGGATTTGCATCATAAAGAACAACTCCATGAGAACTCAGTTTTAATGATGCAATCTCAACAATTATCT ATGGGAAGGTCTGGTGGGTTTAACTTAGGTGGAGCATATACATCACACCGTCctcaacaacagcaacaacatgCTCAAGCTGTGAGTAGTAGTGGTGTTTCCTTACATGGGTCTGACATCTTCTCATCTTCGCATCCGCCTTACCACTCACAG ACTGGTGGAGCTCCGGGTATTGGATTAAGATCTATGAATTCTGCAAATTCTATCACTGGGATGGGTTATGACCAGCAGCTCATCCAGCAATATCAGCACCAACAGAACTCAGCCCAGTATCGCTTGCAGCAGATGTCAGCTGCTAGCCAACCTTTCAGAGATGTAGGATTAAAATCAATGCAATCGACACAGTCAAATCCTGATCGGTTTGGCTTACTCGGTTTGCTCAGTGTGATAAAGATGAGCGACCCTGACTTGACTTCTTTGGCACTTGGTATTGATCTGACAACACTGGGGTTAAATTTGAACTCAACAGAAAATCTTCATAAGACTTTTGGCTCGCCTTGGTCCAATGAACCCTCTAAAGTTGATCCAGAATTCAGTGTACCGCAGTGTTACTACGCAAAAAACCCTCCACCTCTACAT CAAGGGCTCTTTGCAAAATTATTGGTAGAAACATTGTTTTACGTATTCTATAG CATGCCGAAAGATGAGGCGCAACTCTATGCGGCTAATGAACTGTAA
- a CDS encoding Ankyrin repeat family protein (Ankyrin repeat family protein; CONTAINS InterPro DOMAIN/s: Ankyrin repeat-containing domain (InterPro:IPR020683), Ankyrin repeat (InterPro:IPR002110); BEST Arabidopsis thaliana protein match is: ankyrin repeat family protein (TAIR:AT5G60070.1); Has 71061 Blast hits to 30444 proteins in 1217 species: Archae - 72; Bacteria - 7320; Metazoa - 31750; Fungi - 7301; Plants - 5738; Viruses - 586; Other Eukaryotes - 18294 (source: NCBI BLink).): MEGEEDTVAGSSIPKKKMMKQLTGKRDDTLLHSAVRHGNKDRVVEILTKTRESELNQLLGKQNQSGETALYVAAEYGDVEIVKEMINCYDLALVEIKARNGFDAFHIAAKQGDLDVLKVLAEAHSELAMTVDLSNTTALHTAATQGHTEVVNFLLELGSSLAGIAKSNGKTALHSASRNGHVKVIKALLASEPAIAIRMDKKGQTALHMAVKGTNVEVVEELIKADRSSINIADTKGNTALHIAARKGRSQIVKLLLANNMTDTKAVNRSGETALDTAEKIGNPEVALILQKHGVPSAKTIKPSGPNPARELKQTVSDIKHEVHNQLEHTRLTRKRVQGIAKQLNKMHTEGLNNAINSTTVVAVLIATVAFAAIFTVPGQYVEDTSKIPDGHSLGEANIASTTPFIIFFIFDSIALFISLAVVVVQTSVVVIESKAKKQMMAVINKLMWLACVLISVAFLALSFVVVGEEEKWLAIWVTAIGATIMITTLGTMCYWIIQHKIEAANLRNIRRSSINSISGSWGIPQLTDSDILQNECKKMYAI; this comes from the exons ATGGAAGGGGAAGAAGACACTGTGGCGGGTTCTAGCataccaaagaagaaaatgatgaaacagCTGACAGGAAAACGCGACGACACTCTGCTTCATTCAGCAGTGAGACACGGAAACAAAGACAGAGTTGTTGAGATTCTTACGAAAACCAGAGAGTCTGAGTTGAATCAGCTGTTGGGGAAACAGAACCAGTCAGGCGAAACCGCACTCTATGTTGCAGCAGAGTATGGTGATGTAGAGATTGTCAAGGAGATGATCAACTGCTATGATCTTGCTCTCGTTGAGATCAAAGCAAGGAACGGATTTGATGCTTTCCACATTGCTGCAAAGCAAGGAGATCTCG ATGTGTTGAAGGTTTTAGCAGAGGCTCATTCGGAGTTAGCGATGACGGTGGATCTATCAAACACTACGGCACTGCACACAGCGGCAACACAAGGACACACTGAAGTGGTAAACTTTCTTTTGGAACTGGGAAGCAGCCTTGCTGGAATTGCCAAGAGCAATGGTAAGACGGCCCTGCACTCTGCATCAAGGAACGGGCATGTCAAAGTCATTAAGGCTCTCTTGGCATCCGAACCTGCGATCGCAATAAGGATGGACAAGAAGGGCCAAACAGCCCTTCACATGGCGGTTAAAGGAACAAATGTTGAGGTCGTGGAGGAACTTATCAAAGCAGATAGGTCTTCTATCAATATAGCCGACACAAAGGGAAACACAGCGTTGCACATTGCAGCCCGAAAAGGCAGATCTCAGATTGTCAAGTTGCTATTAGCCAACAACATGACAGACACAAAAGCTGTTAACCGATCAGGCGAAACCGCACTTGACACAGCAGAGAAAATTGGAAATCCAGAAGTGGCTCTTATTTTACAGAAACATGGTGTTCCCAGCGCCAAGACCATTAAGCCATCCGGGCCTAACCCCGCTCGGGAACTGAAACAAACCGTAAGCGATATCAAGCATGAGGTTCACAATCAGCTTGAGCACACACGCCTGACCAGAAAACGTGTTCAAGGAATCGCCAAACAGCTTAACAAAATGCACACTGAAGGTCTTAACAATGCAATCAACTCGACTACTGTTGTAGCTGTTCTTATTGCCACGGTCGCTTTTGCAGCAATTTTCACTGTCCCGGGGCAGTATGTAGAAGACACAAGTAAAATTCCAGATGGGCATTCCCTCGGGGAGGCGAATATTGCATCGACGACTCCGttcataattttcttcatctttgattcgATCGCACTCTTCATCTCCTTAGCGGTCGTGGTGGTTCAGACATCAGTGGTGGTAATAGAGAGCAAGGCCAAGAAACAGATGATGGCTGTGATAAACAAACTCATGTGGCTTGCCTGTGTTCTCATCTCTGTTGCCTTTTTGGCTTTGtcgtttgttgttgttggtgaagaagagaagtggCTAGCCATTTGGGTGACTGCTATCGGGGCAACTATAATGATTACGACGTTAGGGACGATGTGCTACTGGATAATACAGCACAAGATCGAAGCTGCCAATTTAAGAAACATTAGAAGATCCTCCATCAACAGTATATCTGGATCCTGGGGGATTCCCCAGCTTACGGATTCTGATATTCTCCAGAACGAGTGTAAGAAAATGTATGCAATCTGA